ATATAGCTTTCACCCCACACACCTTCATAGAGCTGCTCCTTTGTTAGGATTTGATTTAAATGGCGAATAAAATATTGAAATAAATAAAATTGCTTACCTGTTAATTGAATCTCCTCATCTGTCTCTGTATGAATAATTCTCATTTCTTTTGTAAAAATCTTAAGATGCTGAAGCTCTAGTACATCATCATTCTTTTGATATCTTCTTAACAATACCTCAACGCGTGCAACAAGCTCATCAGGATGAAATGGTTTTGTTAAATAATCGTCAGCAAAGTTCAGCCCCTCTATTTTATCCTCTACGGCAGTACGCGCAGAAAGCATTAAAATGGGGATTTCCTTATTTTCTCGCTTAATTCTTTTACCAATTGAAAAGCCATCTAATCCTGGTAGCATAACATCTAATATCGCGATATCCTTAAATGCTATATGCTTGTCGACCTCTTCACCCGATTCCAGCCACGTTACCTCGTAGCCTCTCTCCATTAAATCCTTCGTGACCCATTGTCCAATCTCTTTTTCATCTTCTATGTACAGTATACGAAACAAGGCTCATCCTCCCTATCTATCGGAAAAGTTATTGTAAAGAACCATATTTTGCATTATACATTTATCCTTAAATTAAAGACAATATAATAACCAAAAATCAGAAATACATATAACACTCTCAAAATCTATAAAAACTTACCGGAAATCATAACAAAAGATAGCAACCTAGCTCTTCTAGTTTGCTACCTCTGCATCAAATCATTATTGAATAATCAGCATATCATTTTCGTCAAACTGCCACATGTCACCATAGGCTACTTCCCAGTAGTAGCCATTTGGATCTTGGAAGTAGCCGCTATAGCCACCCCAAAATACAGTTTCGGGCTCTTTCACAATCTTAGCTCCAGCCTTTTTAGCTAATTCAAATACCCGATTAACTTCTTCTTTTGATTTGCCATTATAAGCAAGAGTAATGCCTCCAAAGCCATGGCCAATTTCTGGTGGATTAGCTTCATTAATATCTTTGACCAAACGTTCAATTGGAAATAGTGATATTTTTGTTCCCCCATTATTAAAGAACATAACATCAGGGGCAGTTTCCTCTCCATACACCACAACCTCAAAGCCAAGCCCTTCTCGGTAAAAGTTTAGTGACTCCACCATATCCTTAACACCCAATGTGATTAAATTTAAACGATTCACTTTCCAATCCCCTTTATAAAGTATTATTACTTAAATTCTCCTTTAAGCCAAAAATTCCTTTTATGGGGATTATTCCGTTAATAATATCGAATAATTCGTTTACTTCGGTTCAATTTAATGCCACAACATCCCATATTAATTTTGGCAAATATTTTGCATTCATTTCATATAGGTAAGAGCTTTCTAAATGCCCATAATTCTGTCATGACTTCTCGTATTTCCGCCTCTACTTGCTAAATTAATCTTTTAATTGTATATATCGAAAACTATATTTTAAAAAAGTTTTTCACCCCAACCGTTGTCAACTCACAAAAGTAACCTCTACGTTTCTATGACACGAAAAAGTGCGTACTTTTTTTTGCCTAATCGGGACATCATAATGAAATAGCAAGCAAGTCATTAAACAATTGGAGGAATTAAAATGATTAATCATTTACAAGATACAATTACATTAAATAACGGCCTACAAATGCCTGGTATGGGTTTAGGTGTTTTTCTAGTACCGAATGATGCTACTACTGAGATGGTTAAAGACGCTATTGAGGTTGGCTATCGAAGCATCGATACTGCCGCTATTTATGGCAATGAAGAAGGTGTAGGGGAAGGAATTAAACAAGCGCTAGCTTCTACTGGTTTACGTCGTGAAGATCTGTTTATTACATCAAAAGTATGGAATGACGGATTAAGCTATGATGAAACAATTGCTGCCTATGAAGAGAGCTTACAAAAGTTAGGTTTAGATTATTTAGATCTTTACCTTATTCATTGGCCAGGTAAAGATAAATTCGTTGAATCTTGGAAGGCTCTTGAAGACCTTTATGAACAAGGCAAGATCAAAGCAATTGGTGTATGTAACTTCACTGTTGCACATTTAGAAAAATTATTATCATTTGCTCGTATTAAACCTGTTGTGAATCAAGTGGAATTCCACCCTCGTTTACAGCAAGTGGAGCTTCGTTCATTCTGTGACAAACACCAAATTCAACTTGAAGCATGGGCACCTTTAATGCAGGGTGGACTTCTAGAAGATGAAACTATTTCAAAAATAGCAACAAAATATGGAAAATCCAATTCTCAAGTTATTTTGCGCTGGGATGTACAAAATGGAGTGATCACGATCCCAAAATCAGTGCGCAGAGAACGCATGATGCAAAACGCTGATATCTTTGACTTTACTTTAACAGACGAAGAAATGGCTATCATCAATGCGATGAATCTTGAACAACGTGTTGGACCAAATCCAGATGAATACGACTTTGCTCTATAAGCATTAAAAAGGAAAAAGAGACTGTCTTATGTTTGACAGTCTCTTTCTTCCCTCATTACGATGTTTGCTGCATGGCTATATCGTCGTCATGTTGTTTTAAAATGACATCTTCGCCTTTATCCTGTAATACTTCAACATGTTTTTCGCCCCAAGTGCAAAGCATGTTCAAAATAGGTTCCATGCCCTGTCCATAGGGTGTTAATGAATATTCAACCTTTGGCGGCACTTGATTAAAGACTTTTCGATTGATTAATCCAGCTTGCTCTAACTCTCTTAATTGACTTGTAAGCATCTTTTGTGAAATTCCTGGAATCAATCGTCGAAACTCATTTGTTCGAATTTTACCGTGGTGGTTTAAATGACAAAGAATAACCGGTTTCCATTTACCACCAATGACTTCAAGTGTAGCTTCAACACCAATATTATAAATTTTTTGCATTGTAACCTCCTGTAATATTCAAAAGTAACTAAAAGTACTCTACATAACTTTTGGGTTGTATGAATATTACTACACATAATAAAAAAAATCAAAGGAGATATTAGTAGTATGTCACATTCAAAAAAGCCAAGTGCTAAATTAACCTTACTGGCACTTGCCATCAGTGCATTTGGTATAGGGTCCACTGAATTTATTAGTGTCGGACTTTTACCATTAATTACAGATGACTTTGGTATATCTTTAAGCACGGCTGGCTTAACCGTTTCTATATACGCACTCGGTGTAACTGTTGGGGCTCCATTATTAACAGCCTTAACATCTCGTCTTAGTCGAAAAACTGTTTTATTGCTGGTTATGACTATTTTTATAGTTGGGAACTTAACCGCAGCTATAGCGCCTAATTTCTCAATTTTATTAATTGGACGTATTATTTCAGCATTAGCACATGGTGTGTTTATGTCCATCGCCTCTGTTATAGCAGCCGATGTAGTTGAACCAAATAAACGAGCAAGTGCAATTGCTTTTATGTTTACAGGCTTAACATTAGCTACGGTGACTGGTGTCCCACTTGGTACGTTTATTGGACAAGTAACAGACTGGCGTATGTCATTCATCTTTATCGTCATTATTGGGATTATCGGTTTAAATAGTAATGCGTTGTTAGTACCTAGCCAATTATCAAAAGGTAATCCAATCTCTTTACGTGATATCGGCAAAGTATTAGGCAATATTCGCATGTTATTAATCCTTTTCATTACAGCAATTGGATATGGTGGTGCCTTTGTTGTGTACACATATGTTTCTCCAATTTTAGAGCAATATATGGGTTACTCGCCACATGCTGTAGTCATTATATTAGTTATCTATGGGATTTGTGTTGCTATTGGTAATACATTAGGCGGTCATTTCGCTAATCAGAATCCGCTTCGTTCCATCTTTATTATTTTTGTGGGACTTGCCTTAGCGTTACTTGGCATTGGCTCCACTCTCGAATCGCCAATTATCGGATTAATCATGGTCCTAATCATGGGGCTATTTATGTTTATGAATGTCCCAGGATTGCAGCTCTATGCGGTTCTTCTTTCTGAAAAATATGTGCCATCAGCTATTTCAATGGCCTCAGCATTGAATATTTCGGCTTTTAATATTGGTATCTTTTTAGGATCATATATTGGCGGCTTTATTATTCGCCATCAATCGTTAGCTCATACGCCCTTATACGGATTCCTAATGGTAATGCTTGCAGCGATTGTTACACTATTATGGTTAATTTTTGATAACAAAAAACAATAATCCTTGTACTTTATTTTGTATAAGAAAGAAGTAGAGAATGTGTATTGTTTGTTTAAATGATGTGCCCTATAATTTAGTAGAATTAATCGAGAATGATTATCATTCTGAATTACTAATACCTTTATTATAGGAGTGAATGGCAATGCATAAGATTCGACCATTTTCGTTAGCATTATTTTGTTTAATCGTGTTGACGTTTGTTTTAGGAGCTTGTTCGAAGGAGGAATCAAAGGAGAAAGCTGATGTTGCTAAAGAGAATCAATCAATAGTGGAAACACGGACTGTAGAAGATGAATTTGGGGAGGTAGAGATTCCCGCAAAGCCTCAGCGAGTAGCGGCCATATACTTGGAGGATTATCTAACAGCATTAGAGGTAAAGCCCACTGTCCAATGGTATCATCCAGCTTGGGGGAAACAGGATTATCTAAAACTGGATGCACCAGAATTTGATATTACAGGAAGCATGGAGGCTTTATTGCAAGCCAAGCCAGATTTAATCATTGTAGATGGTGCGGCTGATAAAGCAAAATACGAGGAATATTCTAAAATTGCACCTACCTATCGTTTAAAAGAGGAAATCCTTGCAGATCCACAGGCAATTGTTAAAACGATTGCTGATGTCTTAAACATTCCTGATAAAGCAGATGAGGTTGTTAAAAATTATCAGCAACGTATTACGACTTTAAAGGCAGAGTTAGATAAGTCCGTTGGGGATGAAACAGTCGCTGTGGTCCGTTTAAATGTAGCCGATAAAACACTAGCATTATTTGGCGTTAAAAATCGATATTCTGGCTATATTTACACTGAGGTGGGACTTACTCCTCACCCACTAGCCCGTGATATGACGGAATTTCATGAGATACTTTCAGAAGAAGCTATACCTAAATTAGACGCTGATCATATTATTCTTTTCCCTTCTAATGGAACATGGGAATCTGAAGAAAACCAGGATGCGATTAAATGGTTAGATAGTACGCTCTGGAATACAGTTCCTGCAGTAAAAAACGGAAACGTGTATATTGCTGACCGAACATATTGGCAATCTGGAGCTATAACTGCAAATCTACTAAAATACGATGACCTTGAAAAATGGTTCGTAAAATAATTTTAAAGAAAGCTCTCTTAGGGCTTTCTTTGCGTTGTTTAAATAAAACTATTTATAGAAAGGTAGAAAAATATGAGTGGTTTATCGCAAATATTTCACTTACAAGAAGTTTCATATTCTATTCCATCAGCAATGTGGCAACTACATCATTGTGACCATTATAGCCTTGTTGTAGTTATAAGCGGCCATGGAGAGCTAATTTGTGATCATGAAACTATCCATCTTACTGAAGAAAAGTGTGTGCTCATTCCTCCTAATCAAAAAATAAATGTTCACAATGAAAGTGGGGTGCTGTGCTTTTATCACTTAACATTTAAAATCATCCAACTGCAAGAAAGTCAGACGGATTGCTTTTCTATTTTTACACAATTTCAAGAACTAGGCTGCCATCCTTTTTCTCAATGTACTAATTTGTTAGAAATCATTTATCGACACCGTCTAGCAATGGATGAGCTATCGCTATTTGAGCAACATGTACGCTTCCAAGAATTTATGTTATTCATTATGAATCAAAATGTACCTAATCAGCAGCAGAAAAGTGTTCGTCAGTCCGTTGAGCAGTCCATCAAATATTTACAAAAGCATTATGAACGGGATTGGACTGTTGAGCAATTGGCAGAATTAGCGGCTGTGCCACGCTGGAATTATTCTCGTATATTCAAGGACATTACTGGTCAAATCCCACTCAACTTTTTAAACAATGTTCGTCTTGAAAAAGCCAAGCAATTACTAGTAACAACGAATGACCGTATTTTTGAGATCAGCCAAACAGTTGGATTCAACAATGAATATTATTTTAACCGCCGCTTTAAAGAGCATGTCGGTATCTCTCCTGGACAATATCGTCGTGGCCAAAGTAATAACCCTCGTATATTCGCACCGTTTTTAGAGGATTTTTTAGTGGCATTAGGTATTACACCCATCGCTCAATTTAGCCATTCAAAATGGGGCAAACAGGATTATCTAGGGTTACAAGAAATACCTGATATTGATATTGAAAAAGGACAAATGGATCAACTTTTTCATTATAAGCCAACTTTAATTATGCTAGATGAAGGGATAGAGCGCTGGAAAGCTTGTCATCAATTAGATCAATTGGCTCCCACTTATCATCTCTCACATCCAGGTGAAGATTGGCGAACTACATTGTTCCAAATAGCCGACTTAACAGGTAGAACGGCTATTATGAAGGATGTCATTAACCAGTATGAGGTAAAAGTGCAAAAGGCAAAAAAAGTGCTTCAAAAATCAGTATATGGACAAAGCGTAGCCTTTCTTCGTATCTCCGCTATTGGCATCAGCCTCTATGCAGGACCCGAATGCGGCTATACGGGCCCCATTCTATATCGTGATCTCGGCTTAATGCCCCATGAATCTGTATGGAATATCCCACATTATACACGAAAAACACATCTAACAATTGACCAGCTTATTCACTTAGATGCCGATCATTTATTCATTACCTTTGACAAACAACATTCGATTTTCGAGGGAGAGGAACGAGTAATACTAAAATCTCCTACCTGGAGCAACCTTCCCGCAGCAAAAAACAACTGTGTCTACGAGGTTGATTTCTTAACATGGATGAACTACGGCATTCTCTCCCATAACAAAAAAATAGATGATGTTTTACGTGTTCTTGGATAAAAATTTATGAAAGGAAGGCTTATACACATGCGAAGCCTTCTTTTTTGATTGGGTGAGTGTTATTCGTTTTTGATCGGCTTGGGCTCGTTTTTGATCAGCCTGAACCCTTTTTCGATCGGGTTGCCTCCACTTTTGATCGGCTTAGACTCCTTTTTGATCAGCCTGGGCTCGTTTTCGATCGGGTTGCCTCCACTTTTGATCAGCCTGCGTTCGTTTTTGATCAGCTTGGACTCCTTTTTGATCAGGTGCCTTGCTTTTTTGATCAGCCTGAGCTCTTTTTCGATCGGGTTGCCTCTACTTTTGATCAGGCTGCGTTCGTTTTTGATCAGGTACCTTGCTTTTTTGATCAGCCTAGGCTCGTTTTTGATCGGGTTTCTTCCACTTTTGATCAGCCTGAGCTCGTTTTCAATCGGGTTGCCTCCACTTTTGATCGGCTTAGGCTCCTCTTTGATCAGGTTGGTTCACTTTCGATTAGCTCTAACCCTTTCTCTTATCAGGTTCCTTACTTTCAATCGACTAAATTATCTCTTCACTCATCCTAGGTATTAATTTGATAATACCCTAGACGTGAAACCATAGAAGTAGCGAACACCGAAAGTCCCCGCTGCACATAAGATATAGTATTAGCAAGTGGATAGGAGGAGTTTAGTTGTATTACAACCCTTATCCGATTTTTGTCTATCCTACCTATTATCCAACATTGGCAATAGTAAATCCTCCAGCACTTCACCAACCAGCTAGATATTTAGCTATGCCAACAAACCCAATAAATACAAATCCGTTTCCAGCCGTCAATACAAATAAGCTGAAAATTTCCGCCAAGCGAGTAAAGAGAATTATGCAGCAGATTCAGCTACTTACAGATAAAATTGACGGATCAGAACAATTTGCACATGATCTTATGGATGCCGCACAAAAATCAAATAAATCAGAAGTTGAAAGGTTAATCATCTCGACTGGTATTACTATGACATTTGAAACAAACTATACACCAGATAATATTCGGATAGTATTTACAGATATTGAATGTTGTAAGCTTTCATTAGTTTTAAGCTGGTGACAGCGCCTTTTCTACAAGTGGGCTCTTTTCATAAGAACCCTCTTGTCCATTTATCTTGCACCTAAAAACCTCTAGTGAGCATGGTTTTTCTGCCAGTTATGAATCCCTCTAATCCTTTTAGTTAATATAATTGCAAATCTATGTATCCCTATTGAACTTGTAAACTATAAATAAATATGCTAATGTATTTGTATCGTTATTTCTGAAAATTCTTATATTGCATTTCTTATCAAGAGAGACGGAGGGATTGGCCCTATGAAGTCTCAGCAACCAGCCTTTAGGTATGGTGCTAACTCCAATTGGCAAAAATGTTTGCCTTGAAGATGAGAAGACTAACATTTGTTGCTTTGCACAAGAGTCCTCTCTCCAAGGAGGACTCTTTTTTGTGGTTATGATTGGACAAGAAGGACAAGCAGGGAATAACTCATACTATTAATAGAAAGCAGGTAAATACGATGTCGAATGAACTTTTACAAGCAGTGCAGCTATTAAAATCAAGAAAATGGGTGGATTTAACACATACATTTGGACCAAATTCACCTCACTTCTTTATGTTTGAGGATGCAAAGTTTGAAACCCTATTTTCACATGATGATGGTTTCTTTGCGCAGCAATTCACTTTTCCTGGACAATATGGAACACATATCGATCCACCTATCCACTTTGTTAGGGACACACGTTTTTTAGAAGAATTGGATTTAAAAGAATTAGTACTACCCTTAATCGTGATTGATAAATCGAAGGAAGCCGAGCAAAATAATGATTTTACCTTAAGTGTTCAGGATATTCTTGACTTTGAGGCTGAGCATGGAGAAATTGAAGCAGGTACGTTTATTGCCCTACGTACCGATTGGAGTAAGCGTTGGCCTAATAAGGATGCCTTTAATAATAAGGATGCTGAGGGTCATAATCATATACCAGGTTGGGGATTAGAGGCATTACAGTTTTTATTTAAAGAACGAAAAATTAACGCTATTGGTCACGAGACTTTCGACACTGATTCAGCAGCGGATTTTCGCAAAAATGGTAAGTTAGATGGTGAATATTTTGTACTTGAGCAAGACACTTATCAAATTGAGCTTTTAACAAATTTGGATCAGCTACCGCCAAAAGGGGCTGTCATATTCAATATTGTACCGAAACCAGAAAGAGCGTCTGGATTCCCTGTTCGTTCATTTGCCATCTTACCTTAAAAATAAATAAGGGTCTTATTCGCTTAGAAGAATCAGACCCTTATTTATTTCTTTTTTTGAAAAAATAATAAATGACCAACATTAATATGATGAATACTACGATAAGATAAATACTGTAGTGAGATAAGTAAAATCCCACATAGCGCCATTTCTCACCTAATACTTTTCCTAATGTAATAAAAGTAAATGTCCAAATAAA
This genomic stretch from Lysinibacillus pakistanensis harbors:
- a CDS encoding response regulator transcription factor, which codes for MFRILYIEDEKEIGQWVTKDLMERGYEVTWLESGEEVDKHIAFKDIAILDVMLPGLDGFSIGKRIKRENKEIPILMLSARTAVEDKIEGLNFADDYLTKPFHPDELVARVEVLLRRYQKNDDVLELQHLKIFTKEMRIIHTETDEEIQLTGKQFYLFQYFIRHLNQILTKEQLYEGVWGESYIEGDKTLMVHIRYLREKIEINPARPTIIETIRGIGYRVKL
- a CDS encoding VOC family protein, whose translation is MNRLNLITLGVKDMVESLNFYREGLGFEVVVYGEETAPDVMFFNNGGTKISLFPIERLVKDINEANPPEIGHGFGGITLAYNGKSKEEVNRVFELAKKAGAKIVKEPETVFWGGYSGYFQDPNGYYWEVAYGDMWQFDENDMLIIQ
- a CDS encoding aldo/keto reductase, translating into MINHLQDTITLNNGLQMPGMGLGVFLVPNDATTEMVKDAIEVGYRSIDTAAIYGNEEGVGEGIKQALASTGLRREDLFITSKVWNDGLSYDETIAAYEESLQKLGLDYLDLYLIHWPGKDKFVESWKALEDLYEQGKIKAIGVCNFTVAHLEKLLSFARIKPVVNQVEFHPRLQQVELRSFCDKHQIQLEAWAPLMQGGLLEDETISKIATKYGKSNSQVILRWDVQNGVITIPKSVRRERMMQNADIFDFTLTDEEMAIINAMNLEQRVGPNPDEYDFAL
- a CDS encoding winged helix-turn-helix transcriptional regulator, with translation MQKIYNIGVEATLEVIGGKWKPVILCHLNHHGKIRTNEFRRLIPGISQKMLTSQLRELEQAGLINRKVFNQVPPKVEYSLTPYGQGMEPILNMLCTWGEKHVEVLQDKGEDVILKQHDDDIAMQQTS
- a CDS encoding MFS transporter, coding for MSHSKKPSAKLTLLALAISAFGIGSTEFISVGLLPLITDDFGISLSTAGLTVSIYALGVTVGAPLLTALTSRLSRKTVLLLVMTIFIVGNLTAAIAPNFSILLIGRIISALAHGVFMSIASVIAADVVEPNKRASAIAFMFTGLTLATVTGVPLGTFIGQVTDWRMSFIFIVIIGIIGLNSNALLVPSQLSKGNPISLRDIGKVLGNIRMLLILFITAIGYGGAFVVYTYVSPILEQYMGYSPHAVVIILVIYGICVAIGNTLGGHFANQNPLRSIFIIFVGLALALLGIGSTLESPIIGLIMVLIMGLFMFMNVPGLQLYAVLLSEKYVPSAISMASALNISAFNIGIFLGSYIGGFIIRHQSLAHTPLYGFLMVMLAAIVTLLWLIFDNKKQ
- a CDS encoding ABC transporter substrate-binding protein; amino-acid sequence: MHKIRPFSLALFCLIVLTFVLGACSKEESKEKADVAKENQSIVETRTVEDEFGEVEIPAKPQRVAAIYLEDYLTALEVKPTVQWYHPAWGKQDYLKLDAPEFDITGSMEALLQAKPDLIIVDGAADKAKYEEYSKIAPTYRLKEEILADPQAIVKTIADVLNIPDKADEVVKNYQQRITTLKAELDKSVGDETVAVVRLNVADKTLALFGVKNRYSGYIYTEVGLTPHPLARDMTEFHEILSEEAIPKLDADHIILFPSNGTWESEENQDAIKWLDSTLWNTVPAVKNGNVYIADRTYWQSGAITANLLKYDDLEKWFVK
- a CDS encoding helix-turn-helix domain-containing protein, with the translated sequence MSGLSQIFHLQEVSYSIPSAMWQLHHCDHYSLVVVISGHGELICDHETIHLTEEKCVLIPPNQKINVHNESGVLCFYHLTFKIIQLQESQTDCFSIFTQFQELGCHPFSQCTNLLEIIYRHRLAMDELSLFEQHVRFQEFMLFIMNQNVPNQQQKSVRQSVEQSIKYLQKHYERDWTVEQLAELAAVPRWNYSRIFKDITGQIPLNFLNNVRLEKAKQLLVTTNDRIFEISQTVGFNNEYYFNRRFKEHVGISPGQYRRGQSNNPRIFAPFLEDFLVALGITPIAQFSHSKWGKQDYLGLQEIPDIDIEKGQMDQLFHYKPTLIMLDEGIERWKACHQLDQLAPTYHLSHPGEDWRTTLFQIADLTGRTAIMKDVINQYEVKVQKAKKVLQKSVYGQSVAFLRISAIGISLYAGPECGYTGPILYRDLGLMPHESVWNIPHYTRKTHLTIDQLIHLDADHLFITFDKQHSIFEGEERVILKSPTWSNLPAAKNNCVYEVDFLTWMNYGILSHNKKIDDVLRVLG
- a CDS encoding cyclase family protein yields the protein MSNELLQAVQLLKSRKWVDLTHTFGPNSPHFFMFEDAKFETLFSHDDGFFAQQFTFPGQYGTHIDPPIHFVRDTRFLEELDLKELVLPLIVIDKSKEAEQNNDFTLSVQDILDFEAEHGEIEAGTFIALRTDWSKRWPNKDAFNNKDAEGHNHIPGWGLEALQFLFKERKINAIGHETFDTDSAADFRKNGKLDGEYFVLEQDTYQIELLTNLDQLPPKGAVIFNIVPKPERASGFPVRSFAILP